One genomic region from Neoarius graeffei isolate fNeoGra1 chromosome 4, fNeoGra1.pri, whole genome shotgun sequence encodes:
- the gpx1b gene encoding glutathione peroxidase 1b yields MAAAKSFYDITVKKLTGEELKLSSLKGKVVLIENVASLUGTTVRDYTQMNELQERFSAQGLVVLGAPCNQFGHQENCKNEEILLSLKYVRPGNGFEPNFQLLEKIDVNGKDAHPLFVFLKEKLPFPSDEPTALMGDPKCIIWSPVCRNDISWNFEKFLIGPDGVPFKRYSRRYLTSDIEGDIKKLLGTAK; encoded by the exons ATGGCTGCTGCGAAGTCGTTTTACGACATCACGGTGAAGAAGCTCACAGGAGAGGAGCTGAAGTTGTCGTCTTTAAAGGGTAAGGTGGTCCTCATCGAGAACGTGGCGTCTCTCTGAGGCACCACTGTCAGGGATTACACCCAGATGAATGAGCTCCAGGAGCGCTTCTCTGCCCAGGGGCTCGTGGTTCTGGGGGCCCCCTGCAACCAGTTCGGCCATCag GAGAACTGTAAAAACGAAGAGATCCTGCTGTCCCTGAAATACGTCCGTCCTGGAAATGGTTTCGAGCCGAACTTCCAGCTCCTGGAGAAGATCGACGTGAATGGGAAAGATGCTCATCCGCTTTTCGTCTTTCTCAAGGAGAAACTTCCTTTCCCAAGCGATGAGCCAACAGCGTTAATGGGCGACCCCAAATGCATCATCTGGAGTCCTGTGTGCAGAAACGACATCTCCTGGAACTTTGAGAAGTTCCTTATCGGCCCAGATGGCGTCCCGTTCAAGCGTTACAGCAGAAGATACCTGACCTCTGACATTGAGGGAGACATAAAGAAGCTTTTGGGCACTGCAAAATAA